In Silurus meridionalis isolate SWU-2019-XX chromosome 29, ASM1480568v1, whole genome shotgun sequence, one DNA window encodes the following:
- the ago3b gene encoding protein argonaute-3 isoform X2, producing MEIGTTGAVGAAPLFSMPRRPGYGTMGKPIKLLANCFQVDIPKMDVYLYEVDIKPERCPRRVNREVVDSMVQHFKVTIFGDRRPVYDGKRSLYTAHSLPVAAAGVDLDVTLPGEGGKDRPFKVSIKFVSLVSWHMLHEVLTGRSTHEPLELDKPISTNPVHAVDVVLRHLPSMRYTPVGRSFFSSPEGYDHPLGGGREVWFGFHQSVRPAMWKMMLNIDVSATAFYKAQPVIQFMCEVLDIHNIDEQPRPLTDSHRVKFTKEIKGLKVEVTHCGTMRRKYRVCNVTRRPASHQTFPLQLENGQTVERTVAQYFREKYNLQLKYPHLPCLQVGQEQKHTYLPLEVCNIVVGQRCIKKLTDNQTSTMIKATARSAPDRQEEISRLVRSANYEADPFVQEFQFRVRDEMADVTGRVLPAPMLQYGGRNRTVATPSHGVWDMRGKQFHTGVEIKIWAIACFATQRQCREEMLKSFTDQLRKISKDAGMPIQGQPCFCKYAQGADSVEPMFRHLKNTYAGLQLIIVILPGKTPVYAEVKRVGDTLLGMATQCVQVKNVVKTSPQTLSNLCLKINVKLGGINNILVPHQRPSVFQQPVIFLGADVTHPPAGDGKKPSIAAVVGSMDAHPSRYCATVRVQRPRQEIIQDLASMVRELLIQFYKSTRYKPTRLIFYRDGVSEGQFRQVLYYELLAIREACISLEREYQPGITYIVVQKRHHTRLFCADRNERVGRSGNIPAGTTVDTDITHPYEFDFYLCSHAGIQGTSRPSHYHVLWDDNCFTADEFQLLTYQLCHTYVRCTRSVSIPAPAYYAHLVAFRARYHLVDKEHDSAEGSHVSGQSNGRDPQSLAKAVQIHHDTLRTMYFA from the exons GAGCCGTTGGGGCTGCGCCCCTGTTCTCCATGCCACGCAGGCCTGGCTATGGCACCATGGGGAAGCCCATCAAGCTGCTGGCCAACTGCTTCCAAGTGGACATCCCAAAGATGGATGTCTACCTGTACGAGGTGGACATCAAGCCGGAGAGATGTCCACGCCGTGtcaacag GGAGGTTGTGGACTCCATGGTGCAGCATTTTAAAGTGACCATCTTTGGAGACAGAAGGCCGGTCTATGACGGCAAGAGGAGCTTGTACACAGCACACTCGCTACCAGTTGCTGCAGCAGGA GTGGACCTAGATGTGACCTTACCTGGCGAAGGAGGCAAAGATCGACCCTTTAAAGTCTCTATAAAGTTTGTATCGCTGGTCAGCTGGCACATGTTGCACGAGGTACTGACTGGTCGAAGTACACATGAGCCTCTGGAGCTGGACAAGCCAATCAGCACCAACCCTGTACACGCTGTAGATGTGGTGCTCCGCCACCTGCCCTCCATGAG GTACACACCAGTAGGCCGGTCGTTCTTCTCCTCTCCTGAAGGTTATGATCATCCTCTGGGTGGAGGCAGGGAGGTGTGGTTCGGTTTCCACCAGTCCGTGAGGCCTGCGATGTGGAAGATGATGTTAAACATAGACG TATCGGCTACGGCGTTCTACAAAGCCCAGCCCGTGATCCAGTTCATGTGCGAGGTTCTGGACATCCATAACATTGACGAGCAGCCACGCCCACTGACCGACTCGCACAGAGTCAAATTCACCAAAGAAATCAAAG GTCTGAAGGTGGAAGTGACTCACTGCGGCACCATGAGGAGAAAGTACAGGGTGTGCAACGTCACCCGTCGGCCTGCCAGCCACCAAAC GTTTCCGCTGCAActggagaatggccagactgtgGAGAGAACAGTAGCACAGTACTTCCGTGAGAAATACAACCTACAGCTCAAATATCCCCACTTGCCCTGCCTGCAGGTGGGCCAGGAGCAGAAACACACATATCTGCCCCTAGAG GTGTGTAATATCGTAGTTGGGCAGCGCTGCATTAAGAAGCTGACTGATAACCAAACGTCCACCATGATTAAAGCCACAGCTCGATCAGCTCCGGATCGCCAGGAGGAGATCAGCAGACTG GTGCGCAGTGCAAACTATGAGGCTGACCCGTTCGTGCAGGAGTTCCAGTTCCGCGTGAGAGACGAGATGGCCGATGTGACCGGCCGCGTATTGCCCGCCCCCATGCTGCAGTACGGCGGCAGG aaTCGCACAGTGGCCACTCCAAGTCATGGCGTATGGGACATGAGAGGGAAGCAGTTCCACACCGGAGTAGAAATTAAAATCTGGGCTATCGCTTGCTTCGCCACCCAGCGACAGTGCCGAGAGGAAATGCTTAA AAGCTTTACTGACCAGTTGCGTAAGATTTCAAAAGATGCCGGGATGCCTATTCAGGGCCAGCCATGCTTCTGCAAGTACGCTCAGGGAGCAGACAGTGTAGAGCCCATGTTCAGACACCTGAAGAACACCTATGCTGGCCTGCAGCTCATCATCGTTATCCTGCCTGGGAAAACTCCTGTCTACG cGGAGGTAAAGCGCGTCGGGGACACCCTTCTCGGCATGGCCACTCAGTGCGTGCAGGTGAAGAACGTTGTGAAGACGTCGCCGCAGACCCTCTCCAACCTCTGCCTTAAGATCAACGTCAAGCTCGGTGGCATCAACAACATCCTGGTTCCTCATCAACG TCCGTCCGTCTTCCAGCAGCCTGTCATTTTCTTGGGTGCCGATGTCACTCATCCACCTGCAGGAGATGGCAAGAAGCCCTCCATCGCTGCG gtGGTGGGCAGCATGGATGCCCACCCGAGTCGCTACTGTGCCACAGTACGTGTTCAGCGACCCAGGCAGGAGATCATCCAAGACCTGGCCTCCATGGTCCGAGAGCTGCTCATCCAGTTCTACAAATCCACACGCTACAAACCCACACGTCTCATCTTCTACAGAGACGGGGTGTCGGAAGGACAGTTTCGGCAG GTGCTGTATTACGAGCTGCTGGCCATTCGGGAAGCCTGTATAAGTCTAGAGAGAGAGTATCAACCAGGCATCACTTATATCGTCGTGCAAAAACGCCACCACACACGCCTTTTCTGCGCTGACCGCAACGAGagg GTTGGACGGAGTGGAAACATTCCTGCCGGCACTACAGTTGACACGGACATCACCCATCCATATGAGTTTGACTTTTACCTCTGCAGTCATGCTGGAATACag GGCACGAGCCGGCCCTCGCACTACCACGTGCTGTGGGATGACAACTGCTTCACAGCCGACGAGTTCCAGCTGCTCACCTACCAGCTGTGCCACACGTACGTGCGCTGCACCCGCTCCGTCTCCATCCCAGCGCCTGCCTACTATGCCCACCTAGTGGCCTTCCGTGCTCGCTACCACCTGGTTGACAAGGAGCATGACAG tgCTGAGGGCAGTCATGTGTCAGGACAGAGTAATGGGCGTGACCCCCAATCCCTGGCCAAAGCTGTGCAGATTCACCACGACACCCTGAGGACCATGTACTTTGCCTAA
- the ago3b gene encoding protein argonaute-3 isoform X1 yields the protein MEIGTTGAVGAAPLFSMPRRPGYGTMGKPIKLLANCFQVDIPKMDVYLYEVDIKPERCPRRVNREVVDSMVQHFKVTIFGDRRPVYDGKRSLYTAHSLPVAAAGVDLDVTLPGEGGKDRPFKVSIKFVSLVSWHMLHEVLTGRSTHEPLELDKPISTNPVHAVDVVLRHLPSMRYTPVGRSFFSSPEGYDHPLGGGREVWFGFHQSVRPAMWKMMLNIDVSATAFYKAQPVIQFMCEVLDIHNIDEQPRPLTDSHRVKFTKEIKGLKVEVTHCGTMRRKYRVCNVTRRPASHQTFPLQLENGQTVERTVAQYFREKYNLQLKYPHLPCLQVGQEQKHTYLPLEVCNIVVGQRCIKKLTDNQTSTMIKATARSAPDRQEEISRLVRSANYEADPFVQEFQFRVRDEMADVTGRVLPAPMLQYGGRVSSEHFLNRTVATPSHGVWDMRGKQFHTGVEIKIWAIACFATQRQCREEMLKSFTDQLRKISKDAGMPIQGQPCFCKYAQGADSVEPMFRHLKNTYAGLQLIIVILPGKTPVYAEVKRVGDTLLGMATQCVQVKNVVKTSPQTLSNLCLKINVKLGGINNILVPHQRPSVFQQPVIFLGADVTHPPAGDGKKPSIAAVVGSMDAHPSRYCATVRVQRPRQEIIQDLASMVRELLIQFYKSTRYKPTRLIFYRDGVSEGQFRQVLYYELLAIREACISLEREYQPGITYIVVQKRHHTRLFCADRNERVGRSGNIPAGTTVDTDITHPYEFDFYLCSHAGIQGTSRPSHYHVLWDDNCFTADEFQLLTYQLCHTYVRCTRSVSIPAPAYYAHLVAFRARYHLVDKEHDSAEGSHVSGQSNGRDPQSLAKAVQIHHDTLRTMYFA from the exons GAGCCGTTGGGGCTGCGCCCCTGTTCTCCATGCCACGCAGGCCTGGCTATGGCACCATGGGGAAGCCCATCAAGCTGCTGGCCAACTGCTTCCAAGTGGACATCCCAAAGATGGATGTCTACCTGTACGAGGTGGACATCAAGCCGGAGAGATGTCCACGCCGTGtcaacag GGAGGTTGTGGACTCCATGGTGCAGCATTTTAAAGTGACCATCTTTGGAGACAGAAGGCCGGTCTATGACGGCAAGAGGAGCTTGTACACAGCACACTCGCTACCAGTTGCTGCAGCAGGA GTGGACCTAGATGTGACCTTACCTGGCGAAGGAGGCAAAGATCGACCCTTTAAAGTCTCTATAAAGTTTGTATCGCTGGTCAGCTGGCACATGTTGCACGAGGTACTGACTGGTCGAAGTACACATGAGCCTCTGGAGCTGGACAAGCCAATCAGCACCAACCCTGTACACGCTGTAGATGTGGTGCTCCGCCACCTGCCCTCCATGAG GTACACACCAGTAGGCCGGTCGTTCTTCTCCTCTCCTGAAGGTTATGATCATCCTCTGGGTGGAGGCAGGGAGGTGTGGTTCGGTTTCCACCAGTCCGTGAGGCCTGCGATGTGGAAGATGATGTTAAACATAGACG TATCGGCTACGGCGTTCTACAAAGCCCAGCCCGTGATCCAGTTCATGTGCGAGGTTCTGGACATCCATAACATTGACGAGCAGCCACGCCCACTGACCGACTCGCACAGAGTCAAATTCACCAAAGAAATCAAAG GTCTGAAGGTGGAAGTGACTCACTGCGGCACCATGAGGAGAAAGTACAGGGTGTGCAACGTCACCCGTCGGCCTGCCAGCCACCAAAC GTTTCCGCTGCAActggagaatggccagactgtgGAGAGAACAGTAGCACAGTACTTCCGTGAGAAATACAACCTACAGCTCAAATATCCCCACTTGCCCTGCCTGCAGGTGGGCCAGGAGCAGAAACACACATATCTGCCCCTAGAG GTGTGTAATATCGTAGTTGGGCAGCGCTGCATTAAGAAGCTGACTGATAACCAAACGTCCACCATGATTAAAGCCACAGCTCGATCAGCTCCGGATCGCCAGGAGGAGATCAGCAGACTG GTGCGCAGTGCAAACTATGAGGCTGACCCGTTCGTGCAGGAGTTCCAGTTCCGCGTGAGAGACGAGATGGCCGATGTGACCGGCCGCGTATTGCCCGCCCCCATGCTGCAGTACGGCGGCAGGGTGAGCTCTGAACACTTCCTG aaTCGCACAGTGGCCACTCCAAGTCATGGCGTATGGGACATGAGAGGGAAGCAGTTCCACACCGGAGTAGAAATTAAAATCTGGGCTATCGCTTGCTTCGCCACCCAGCGACAGTGCCGAGAGGAAATGCTTAA AAGCTTTACTGACCAGTTGCGTAAGATTTCAAAAGATGCCGGGATGCCTATTCAGGGCCAGCCATGCTTCTGCAAGTACGCTCAGGGAGCAGACAGTGTAGAGCCCATGTTCAGACACCTGAAGAACACCTATGCTGGCCTGCAGCTCATCATCGTTATCCTGCCTGGGAAAACTCCTGTCTACG cGGAGGTAAAGCGCGTCGGGGACACCCTTCTCGGCATGGCCACTCAGTGCGTGCAGGTGAAGAACGTTGTGAAGACGTCGCCGCAGACCCTCTCCAACCTCTGCCTTAAGATCAACGTCAAGCTCGGTGGCATCAACAACATCCTGGTTCCTCATCAACG TCCGTCCGTCTTCCAGCAGCCTGTCATTTTCTTGGGTGCCGATGTCACTCATCCACCTGCAGGAGATGGCAAGAAGCCCTCCATCGCTGCG gtGGTGGGCAGCATGGATGCCCACCCGAGTCGCTACTGTGCCACAGTACGTGTTCAGCGACCCAGGCAGGAGATCATCCAAGACCTGGCCTCCATGGTCCGAGAGCTGCTCATCCAGTTCTACAAATCCACACGCTACAAACCCACACGTCTCATCTTCTACAGAGACGGGGTGTCGGAAGGACAGTTTCGGCAG GTGCTGTATTACGAGCTGCTGGCCATTCGGGAAGCCTGTATAAGTCTAGAGAGAGAGTATCAACCAGGCATCACTTATATCGTCGTGCAAAAACGCCACCACACACGCCTTTTCTGCGCTGACCGCAACGAGagg GTTGGACGGAGTGGAAACATTCCTGCCGGCACTACAGTTGACACGGACATCACCCATCCATATGAGTTTGACTTTTACCTCTGCAGTCATGCTGGAATACag GGCACGAGCCGGCCCTCGCACTACCACGTGCTGTGGGATGACAACTGCTTCACAGCCGACGAGTTCCAGCTGCTCACCTACCAGCTGTGCCACACGTACGTGCGCTGCACCCGCTCCGTCTCCATCCCAGCGCCTGCCTACTATGCCCACCTAGTGGCCTTCCGTGCTCGCTACCACCTGGTTGACAAGGAGCATGACAG tgCTGAGGGCAGTCATGTGTCAGGACAGAGTAATGGGCGTGACCCCCAATCCCTGGCCAAAGCTGTGCAGATTCACCACGACACCCTGAGGACCATGTACTTTGCCTAA